The following coding sequences are from one Salvia hispanica cultivar TCC Black 2014 chromosome 3, UniMelb_Shisp_WGS_1.0, whole genome shotgun sequence window:
- the LOC125217132 gene encoding U-box domain-containing protein 27-like, translated as MVMDDDDPHFTMPPHFRCPISLDIMKSPVSLSTGVTYDRACIQRWLDAGNNTCPATMQLLPTRDLTPNHTLQRLIQIWSDSSKPPQTISPDQANQLLHRLHAHLSLKSYSLLAQSLSSLTSFAAQSEDNAAFLAAAAAGILPAMISLAGEVRDLVVLERIVSFCNILLKHLDSEGLRSKIDLGNFDLKLGVLLGLKQGRVGLRNALVKFLEFLAKHKCVEINSNSISEDDHFHRELLKLISTSSDSEASGAALSLLIRLAQSKRNRARIVRAGGVAAVAAAMGEKEKEMGAAAIEKALRLLEMLAGSKEGRNEIGNCVAEVVKKLLKVSGAATEHAVAVLWSLCCLHGDKRAAAAVVEGNGMGKVLVVMQSGCSPAVRRMCADLLRVLRCGSKTSGISWYDTKTTHIMPF; from the coding sequence ATGGTGATGGACGACGACGATCCCCACTTCACAATGCCCCCTCATTTCCGCTGCCCGATATCCCTCGACATCATGAAATCCCCTGTGAGCCTCTCCACCGGCGTCACCTACGACCGCGCCTGCATCCAGCGCTGGCTCGACGCCGGCAACAACACCTGCCCCGCCACCATGCAGCTCCTCCCCACCAGAGACCTCACCCCCAACCACACCCTCCAACGCCTCATCCAGATCTGGTCTGACTCCTCCAAGCCCCCGCAAACCATCTCCCCTGACCAAGCCAATCAGCTCCTCCACCGCCTCCACGCCCACCTCTCTCTCAAATCCTACTCTTTGCTCGCGCAAAGCCTCTCCTCCCTCACCTCCTTCGCCGCTCAATCGGAGGACAACGCCGCCTTCTTAGCCGCTGCCGCCGCCGGGATCCTGCCGGCGATGATTTCCCTCGCCGGGGAAGTTAGGGATTTGGTTGTTTTGGAGAGAATCGTTTCGTTTTGCAATATATTGCTCAAGCATCTCGATTCGGAAGGATTGAGGTCAAAAATTGATTTGGGGAATTTCGATTTAAAATTGGGGGTTTTGCTAGGGTTGAAGCAGGGGAGGGTGGGATTGAGGAATGCGCTGGTGAAATTCCTCGAATTTCTAGCGAAACACAAGTGCGTCGAGATCAATTCGAATTCGATTTCGGAAGACGATCATTTCCACCGCGAATTGCTCAAGTTGATCTCCACCAGCTCCGATTCCGAAGCTTCCGGCGCGGCGCTGAGCTTGCTCATCCGGTTGGCTCAATCGAAGAGGAACAGGGCGAGAATCGTGCGCGCGGGCGGggtggcggcggtggcggcggcgatgggggagaaggagaaggagatggGCGCGGCGGCGATTGAGAAGGCGCTGAGGCTTCTGGAGATGTTGGCGGGGAGCAAGGAAGGGCGGAATGAGATCGGGAATTGCGTGGCGGAGGTGGTGAAGAAGCTGCTGAAGGTGTCGGGGGCGGCGACGGAGCACGCGGTGGCGGTGCTGTGGAGCCTGTGCTGCCTGCACGGGGACAagagggcggcggcggcggtggtggaggGGAATGGAATGGGGAAGGTGCTGGTGGTGATGCAGAGCGGTTGCTCGCCGGCGGTGAGAAGGATGTGCGCCGATTTGCTTAGGGTTTTACGGTGTGGATCAAAGACTTCTGGTATTTCTTGGTATGATACTAAGACTACTCATATTATGCCATTTTGA